The genomic window tgattcttttctttttgaaaacggaacgtgaaaggaattttttttagaattctcttggcatgtcgctaacatgtgatagttaaccgacctcaatagacggcagaaatgccagcccgccgcactttgatagagacgaggagggagaagcgatataggctgctggattactagagataggtgccgcacggaagccaagaaatatggtgatagtgtgggttagccatgtactagtatgatgtaactacactgggttgttgtgtttcgtactcttccagtccactgtggagatgattggttaattttatatcgctgaataatattaaatattatgagtgcaaacgctccaccacgaggttccttgctccttctcagtcatctggaatctatgttcttccactctaattttttacgtgagctttgttcatccttttgccaacacgcgagacatctagcatcaaggcgcacgtgttatgcaacgatcgttccatctatatgaagaacacgtggcactggaactacgagacggacatgtacccaggagtggacgtacgaacctgagtaatgtagcgcagtaagtgaagtagaaaggcacaaatggtatgaacatgcgtggcatacagggtgtgtttggttgcgttatcgtctcagcatagttgttccctcttcatgcatgctcaactcaatacccctcttcatgcatgcttctagtgtatttgtgctaaactagtgtggactcatgcaccctccatacactctatcaaacacccaaaagtaggtcgagaagggaactcttgggcggcatttgtctcttactacgtactaccactaaatgttgtacgtgcaatgcacggtgatgttatggagtacgtgtctaagtactctactactactatattagttggaggcacatattaacttttatatttgtttatgtgtatgccccgagaccttccaactagacgtgtctttctctccaggtcgcactttgtatcgttcatacagctaagtactactacgtgtggtctccgacccagaaatggaagaagtggagacgctctacactactagggaaaagactACTAGGAGCGCGGGTAAAATagctactagtagcgcgggtacctgcgctactagtatcgcgctacagctaatagttagtagtagcgtgggttaaacccgcgctactactaactttgttacTAGTAGCGTGtgcaacccacgctactactattacgTACACGCGTTACTactaatgaaatagtagtagcgtgggtaaacaaCCAAGTATCCTATATACTAGTAGCGCTCAGTTTCGTCCCCAGGTTACTACTAActtattaggaattaaaaaaagggacaattgcatttttacccctagttggttcctacccacgggttttgcccttacttttcgagcttgctcagttttgcccttactttttccatcaaggtccctcgaatgccctttgaccgtttgaccaaaactttgaaaattcataactaattcatacgaacttagaaaaatacaaataagatatcaaaatgttcagataaacattacctttatgggcatatcatttgcattcaggacaacaACATCGTTTAAACTActcgaggtaattaatgttattaacattattaaaaataaataggtataaacaatatttttttcatgaataaaaattacatgcaaatgtaggtgatgttttctgaacatcccgataacttatttgcatttttctgagtttgtatcaacttgttatgaatgttctaacgactttgaccattatttggaaacttcataacaagttgatacgaactacggaaaatgcaaataaggtatcgggatgttcagaaaacatcacctacatttgcatataatttttattcatgaaaaaaatattgtttatacctatttatttttaataatgttaataacattaattaccttgggtagtttaaatgatgcttttgtcctgaatgcaaatgatatgcccataaaggtaatgtttatatgaacattttgatatcttatttgcatttttctgagttcatatgaattagttatgaattttcaaagttttggtcaaacggtcaaagggcattcgagggacctcaatggaaaaagtaagggcaaaactgagcaagctcgaaaagtaaggggaaaacccgtgggtaggaaccaactaggggtaaaaatgcaattgtcccttaaaAAAATAAACCAGTACACATCATTACCAGCATTAGAACACATCCAGTAAAAGAATACATAATTGACATGGGCTCCTATTTCATGGTTAACTGGACACCGAAGGCAATAAATTAGCCAAAACCCCATCATTATGCATTGGTACTCACGATTCACCACTTCAAAGAAAATGCAAGTATGTATGTCATTAACAATTGCAAACATAGTTGTTGTATCTACTATCACACAGCTCTACCTGTTCTCACTCCAATAAcaagaaaaatgaaaaggaaaaatagAGATAATCTGCCGCAATTGCACTTCGGTGTCATGGATTCAGTCTGCCGCTTCAACATCTCATTATATCGCAAGAAGCTGTTAAGGCACCACTCTACTTAGTATATCCCAGGTGCTTTCTGCAATTGGCACAGAAACAGCAAATATTCATCAAAGTTTTGCTTCCAAATGTAATTTATTGTTTGTATCCTTCTTTCCAAATTTAGAATCATACCTCTTAGAAGTATCTTTCACGTGATCCTCATCAGCAGACTCGGAGGTGTGATTGTCATGGTAAGCATCGGTTGCATCAGGGTCATATTCACCTAGAACATACTCTTGGATAACCTTCAACAAAAGATATACACTCAATAAGGCAACTCAAAAGTGCTAGCAACTACGGCGTGCAAAGCATGCACATATGTAACTGAAGCCACAGTAGAGCTATACCAACTACGACGTGCATACATGACATTGTGAAAGCATGAAGATATGTGATTGGAGCCGTATTACACTATTTGAGCAAAAAAATGTTTGCTTCTTTCACAATGTAAATTATGGTCTCTCCTCTTAAAGCTAGCAATATGTGTACCGAAACAAGTCAGAATTAGTTTTTGTTTAGGGTAGAAAGATCAACATAAGCACAATCTATTTACTGTGACCCTCACAAAGAAAACGGCTTACCTTCTCATTCTCTACATCAACTTGTCAGATTTTCCCATAATAGCAGAATTCATAACACCACCAACCTTCATGCTGTGTCAACAACAACAGTAACAATCAGATTGTTTTTCAGGCATTCCATTAGCCtggcacacatgtacaagaccAAACATATATCCCAGATGCTCATCATGCACAAAGAAAGAGTTGTATGCTCACCCTGTAAAAGCACTGGTCTTTGAGAACCTCCAGCAGTTCATCTGGTTCCTTTGGCAGGAGTACAAAGATTAATGTCAAGTCTCTGAAGGAGTCTTTAGTTACCAAAGGTAAGAAATGTAGCCAGTGCTTATATAGATATATTGTCATAAACTCAAAAGGGGCACAACACTATCTTAATAACAGAGGGAGGAGATGAACAGAGGGTAAGGGGGAGAAGAGAAATGCTCACCTTTCCCCACTTTGGAGGAGAACCATTGTAAATTGTAATAAAGTGTAAAGATTCAGAAAAGTTACTAAACAGCAGAAGCAGAGGCCAAAATTTAGAAAAGTTACTAAACAGCAGAAGCAGATGCAAATTTTGCCTGCATGGAGTATTACAGTAACACAAGGATTTTGCCTGCATAAGAATAGGGGCTTCAGGATGTTCCTCTGAATTTTGATGTGCCATATTTCTTTAAGGAAAGGCCATTTACTTTTAATCTTTCAGCATAGATCAGTACTCATACTATGTTCCAGATTGTACTCCCAAACTGGTAACTAAATTACGGTAACAATAAGTTCAGTTTTCATGTACTAATTCTGCCATAAATTCAGTTTTCAAGATTCTACACTAAATATGCAGTATTATACTAGTTACATTTTGATTTTTGCGGGTAATCTGATGCATGGCTCACTCACCTATTTGGAACACAGGGAACAACTTCTATCTATACGTGGTCATGCAATAGAACAACTGAGAGAGGGAGCTGAAATCAGTGAAAGATGCCAAACTACAGTGACCTCAAATATGCTTGCACTTACTTTGGCAAGACCAAACTAAGTCCGATCAAGGATCCACCTATAGAAAAAGACAGCATCCATCTAAGCCGTTTCAATTCAATCAAGGATCATAGAGTATTGCCAGTCAATTGTTTCTGATTAGTAAGCATTGAGTCTTAAGAGGGATTTTCCTCCAACAGCTGTGAATAACAAACAAATCTACCATTTATGATCAATCCAACAAACAAAACTAAATAGCATTGGCCAACTGGTACGAATGATGGTTGCACAAAACCAAGTTAGTTCACAACGAGGACTACACCACTATCATGTAAACTAGAGAACAAATTTCACAGACGGACACTAAATCCTTAACTTAAGGTCTCAGTCGCCATTCTGAAATTACAAGGTTGCCAGCAATTAATAGCAGAGCAGGAGCAAATCAGATCTATACAGAAATAGGTAGTTCACTATTTGGGCGTTCAACTACAAGTGTATTAAGCGAACCATCACTCACCGCCTTGCGCAGCTTCTTGACAAGGGCCATCGGCTTCCTCTTCAGACTCCTCGAGAACCTAACCAATCCCAGCACAAATCAAATCAACAAGCCGGATCAGAGCAAAGACAACCGGAGTCAGCCATAGTTGCAGATCCGTGGTGCAAAGGAGGTTGCGCGTTACCTTCTGCGGGCGCGGACAGGGAAGAGGCCGACCAGGTCCTCGCTGGACATGTCGAGGAGAGCGTCAAGGTCCACGCAACGGTAGCTGAACTTGCGGAATGTCCTCTTCTTGGGACCGGCGGCCGCCACCTCGGGGTCAACATCAACGTCCGCCTGCGATGAGAAAACAGCGCGCACGTCAGAGGGGGAGGGACGGGCCATGGGTGGGTCGTGGGTGGGTCGCGGCAGCCTGAGCTAGGGCTTCGGGCGCCGAGAGAGGCAGCGGCTACTGGTGAGGTGGGGGGCGCTGGCGGTGGGGTTGGGGGAGCGTTGCGCGTGGCCGGTACTCGCCGGAACCGGCCGGcgtgggtgggggcggcggcgagtaGATCTTGGGGAGAGCAGCCGGGGTGGAGTGCCGGTGGAGTGGATCGTGGGGAGAGAGTTTTTTtaggatgagagagagagagagagagtggtgggGTGGGAGTGGATCGGGCCGGGGTGGATGGAcacgcttagtagtagcgtggggttcTTACCTGCGCTATAGCTAgttacttagtagtagcgcaggttttatacccctcgctactactatttCCTGTCCCGGGGGCATGGTGGAAATCACTTAGTAGCAGCGCGGATTTATACcactcgctactactatcaacttagtagtagcgtggtttttatgcccctcgctactgctaattagcagtagcgcatctTTTTAGACCATGCTACTAATaaacttctatgtataaggtttttcctaataGTGCTACCATGctatttttttacgctgggctttaccacgttgttcatgtcccactcctttcgctgacgtgtgggacatctagcacatgccgtgtttggcacccttcgtcgtaagagttgaaacgctagcattcatcggaaataaaaaataattataaatcggcagtgatactatttttttgcgaaccaatcagcagtgatactataccatgcggtttccttgctcctcgatatcggaaagaatacttccgttcgccaatatgtgggacgtcgaccatcctggtccacttgccatgcacgcagaactccaagggagagtcaccaaGGTCGTTGTgctgcagtaacaatgactaatgagccgtcaaatcaaaggcccacttcccactttgaagttactcggacgaaggaaccatcatgacttcgttgaattccgcttcttaaagaaaactactgtactagcagtactgctagctatagtatttactccaacagaggcctcctttcgttcataggataggaatatgaaaatcataggaagtgagatgacatgcatctcaattcctatagagaaagagatgccatttgatgcataggatatgaatttttccacttagtctaggctaatgtactggtaatttgctctagaaactacagtagtaactagtagtactggtacatgctcatactcagacacagagacacacactaactactagtactactacttctcacatgctggccaaacGCCATCGTtatccttcccggctttgtcggcgacaccccaccgtgcttggatctctgtcgacctctccgcagcagcgcgtgcgtccttttctttcttgcgacggcgggcctctcttttcttgagtgctttctaacttttccgctccctttatgaggctttggccgcctcttgctctaccgcccattcggccttggcatcttcaaattcctcccacatagttgtgaggacgtgagcagcgatgaactcggcagggcgggatgccatcgcttccctaccattttgtgtgcgttcgtgggcggcgaggaactcggcgcggcgggatgccatcgctgccttaccgattattgtgcggcacggtggcatgaatgatgcttggtgagagctctggggtggagtggccggacaaccgtatagtgcattggtttgtcaagagctcaaggacagaagacgaagcaaattatgATTCCCCTTCattcctggtcatttattactgagTAAATTGCATtagcggtcatcgaacttgtcttgatagctcactttgatcattgtatatgagatatggtgattatacggtcgctggctcgGCGTAtcgctccgtatttgtatggttgaccagtcaaacagtccgcatgtgcCTGAAATGGTCactgtctctccagaatgtcaatgccgcattcattggacttaactgcaggtgcaattggtgtgtcactgacatgcgggccagacacccgttgggcccacatgtctgtCACCCAAacacatctgcagttaagtcactgaagcaacgtccgcattcacgcccgacgaacctactccggcgccagttgtccatccgtctgtagcggctcattgccattcgcccgctatattaacttgagccccagctcccaaccatagccaaagacccacacttattctcctccggtcccttccttctatcggcaccacttcaaccatggcctcgtggtgctccgaagctctcttggacatactgtcgcagaggcagacgagggacatcggcggctccgctccgggcgcgctccaaagctctcttcgacgtactatcgcaggagtaAACGAAGGAGATCGTCGGcaccccccgggccgccctccaccgccacgaccacgaagccggcgcgcgtgcgcgggtgcagccggcagcgaggaagagtagtacacggtaggtcgccgctacTCTgttcccgggaaggccaccgctactccactcagtcgacgccaagcttggtggggtaaacatcggcggccgattagccgcttgacggcgacgtggaggcggaaatcttcataaccttgtgctccggccggaggaggaggttaccGAGGCAGATGagaaggaggcaaaggcaatggccggctttctcgggttcatggccggacttggtggtcgggcgccggcgatcgcttagattaggtttacagtatgtttagtacggtttgtgcgaaatatgtaatgcatttcgtccagtttgtaggaaaagttttcggaatgtaatgaatttcatccggttaatttgaaatttgcttttttTGCACGAATTTCGTTCGGTTAGTTcgtatagttgtcgaaaggtatgcgggcagcatcggatggcatccatcagtgtcctcggacagatgccggtgtaaatttgtgggccagcgctggagatgccctaactatcatgctataatcgctaacaatcctccattatttggcagggaacagttatccctcaatcaaaatcagatccgcggtgtttcgcactcctccgtgtacgagtgtaaactcttgcttacataaaaatggagcaagtggacggcactataGCACGTCATATCCCTCGAACTAGCCagcctaacaagcgggaaagcaccgccctcgtcattttgttctggatttctatcgatcgatcgcgtgaaaatgttacgcttcgcaagttctaaaggaaaaggcggcacacttacaactTGTACGCGTCACAACCCCAACAGTCCGGCTTgcacgccgctcaccaaaggggacacgcgCTGTCTTGCAATTTCAcggacatgtgggaccgtaattgaataaaccgtcgatagccgaaatctaaacGCTCGGCaagcgtcggctgagaagagagaaacgggggagggggaagagatcgcccgcccgccgcgcacggactccaagaaatatatggtgataatgtgaggtgggccatgctggagtccggaccgcttccggagcccgctctcaccgccctggcccctcaagacgccagctgcccgctgcctgcatagcaagtagtccatgcttatgtggaggagagagaggcattgacaaagtcaaggagtaacagtggagacaatagctttcatcaaaaataaacaatgaatactcgttgctcgtcctctatatcggaaagaatactttcattcgccgacatgtgggacgtcgaccatcctggtccacctgccatgcacaaaattatcctggtctaccccggtcgtatcgcaggcccaagctttcccaccgtaagttgttcggacgaaggaaccatcatgacttcgttgaattccgcttcttcaagaaaacttactatacccgcaatactgctaccacacgcgaagactggacggcattgtaccacgtcatatcactaaaacccactaggccaaactagcccgcctaggtcatctattttggaacagagggagtacgtctctgcactgctatgattttgtgttgcacgttctttgtacttttgctatgattttcctaccctatgaaccaaatgaggcctgaatgtatgtcgactattgtctgatcgatcgctaagcctacaattttaggagctagggctattggtcgatcgacgagggataagtataagcataccacgagctcatcagccccaacatttctcttcggtgagtgttttgcaagtaccatagctcgcacagtagctagcctactaacaccaagaatcatgaaacaagccctgctgatatgataaacagttcaaacttacatctaagcatgccatatattacatcaaaagctagtgaggatacatctgtttccatcactcggagagggttcgcatgattcatcgcatgattcactatcaaacaaaagtagcaagatccgcccacacaagacagtgcacttgccctaagatggtttgataacacgcatcgttctggtaattaaacacagggcaatgcaaactaccctgaaggattagcgcgaccaactatttcttgtcatcgacctctcgggcaatgaccacagcacggacagcggcatgggaatcaatttctggggcgatgtccacaggactgaccgcaacatcggaatcgatctctggggcgatatccacaggatggacagcggtatcggaatcgatctccggggcgatgccaacaggacgggccacgacattggaatcatcaaggacaaccactggcacctgcacaacactaacatattagcaagcacattgcaaataatcaaaaagcaagcacattgcaaataatcaaaaaccacaactatggtaataagccattattttttaccttgtgcagctcaccgagggatctcatccctccgggggccatctcctcgtcctcgatgggggccatcaccttgccaggggaatactgcttctcaacggcgactatctcctcaaactcggtcttgaacctcacataggtggcaatcagagctcctgggGTAGCGACGGTGGGGCACTTGCTGTTCTTCCGACTTTATTTGAGGAGTTCATCCGTCAACGTCCTCAACTCGTTggcagtgcttgtttcttggagttcttcgtctccatgggttggcccgccaacatggtcaactcgttggtcggtgcttgcttcctaGAGATCGatgtctctagtgggttgtccgccggcaactctttgcctagtgctccaggatccatcaatgaactgacaaacaaaaagcaatcgaaaggaaaccacaatcgcaatgaaaacgggaaaagaataggatgtgagaatcggtcggtgcttcgcaaaaacaagattattggaatgaaaatatagcagcataactgattctcCCACCTTTCTATTGTGGAActtagcagaaatcaaaaaatttctatgcatcaccaagatcaatctatggagagactagcaacgaggggaaggagagtgcatctacatacccttgtagatcgctaagcggaagcgttcaagtgaacggggttgattgagtcgtactcgtcgtgatccaaatcaccgatgatcctagtgccgaacggacggcacctccgcgttcaacacacatgcagcccggtgacgtctcccatgccttgatccagcaaggagaaagggagaggttggggaatactccgtccagcaacagcacgacggcatggtggtggtggaggagcgtggcaatcctgcagggcttcgccaagcactgcgggagaggaggaggacttgggagaggggaagggctgcgccaggggcaagggtgaagctcccatgcgcctccccactatatgtaggggtggagggggctggtttcttgccctccaagtccattggggcgttggcaaaggtgggaggaaagaaatcacatcatttccttccccaccgattgttatcccccctttctagggatcttgatcttatcccttcgggatatgatcttattccttctaaggggggatcttggtgcgccttgaccaggggtgtggggccttgcccccactacccacgttcatgtgggtccccccatgcaggtgggccccactccagatccttctagaaccttcccggtacaataccgaaaaatcccgaacattttccggtggccaaaataggacttcccatatgtaaatctttacctccggaccatttcggaactcctcgtgacgtccgggatctcatctgcgactccgaacaacatttggtaattgcacactaattcccataacaactctagcgtcaccgaacctgaagtgtgtagaccctacgggttcgggaaccatgcagacatgaccaagacaactctccggccaataaccaacagcgggttctggatacccatgttggctcccacatgttccaggatgatctcatcagatgaaccacgatgtcgaggattcaatcaatcccgtattcaattccctttgtccagcggtattatacttgcccgagattcgatcgtcggtatgccgataccttgttcaatctcgttaccggcaagtctctttactcgttccgtaacacatcatcccgtgatcaaccccttggtcacattgtgcacattatgatgatgtcctaccgagcgggcccagtgatacctctccgtttacacggagttacaaatcccagtctcgattcgtgccaacccaatagacactttcggagatacctgtagtgcacctttatagccacccagttacgttgtgacgtttggtacacccaaagcattcctacggtatccaggagttgcacaatctcatggtctaaggaaatgatacttgacattagaaaagctttagcatacgaactacacgatctttgtgctaggcttaggattgggtcttgtccatcacatcattctcctaatgatgtgatcccgttatcaatgacatccaatgtccatggtcaggaaaccgtaaccatctattgatcaacgagctagtcaactagaggcttactagggatatggtgttgtctatgtatccacacatgtatctgagtttcctatcaatacaattatagcatggataataaacgattatcatgaacaaggaaatataataataacttatttattattgcctctagggcatatttccaacagtctcccacttgcactagagtcaataatctagttcacatcgctatgtgattaacgctgacaggtcacatcgccatgtgaccaacatccaaagagtttactagtgtctaaactatttcacatcatcatgtgattaagactcaatgagttcttgggtttgatcatgttttgcttgtgagagaggttttagtcaacgggtctgcaacattcagatccatgtgtacttCGCAAatatctaggtcatattgtaaatgttgcttccacgctccacttggagctattccaaatggttgctccactatacgtatctgttttgctactcagagtcattcggataggtgttaaagcttgcatcgacgcaactctttacgtcgaactctttatcacctccataaccgagaaacatatccttattcccctaaggataattttgaccgctatctggtgatctactccttgatcacctttgtaccctctttccaggtatgtagcaaggcacacatcaggtgcggtacttagcatagcatactgtagagcctatgtctgaagcataggggacgaccttcgtcctttctctctcttctgccgtggtcgagctttaactcttaacttcataccttacaacttaggcaagaactccttctttgactgatccttcttgaacaccttcaagattatgtcaaggtatgtgctcatttgaaagtattattaaacattttgatctatcttatagatcttgatgcttattgttcaagtagcctaatccaggttttccattgaaaaacacttttcaaacaaccctatatgcttccactcacttctttggaaatacaagtttcatcataaactttgtacaaacccaaaatctttgatcattccatcaaagcgcatattccaactccgagatgcttactccagtccttagaaggatcgctagagccaacataccttttagcatccttaggatcgacaaaaactttctgattgtatcacatacaacctttccttacgaagactggtaaggaaactcgttttgacatccatctgccagatttcataaatgcagctaatgctagcatgattccgacggacttaagcatccctacggatgagaaaatctcatcgtagtcaactccttgaacttgtgaaaaactcttcgccacaagttgagcttcatagacggtgacattaccgtccacgttcgtgttcttcttaaagatccatttatctcaatggcttgccgatcatcgggcaagtccaccaaagtccatgctttgttctgatacatggatcc from Triticum aestivum cultivar Chinese Spring chromosome 3B, IWGSC CS RefSeq v2.1, whole genome shotgun sequence includes these protein-coding regions:
- the LOC123067228 gene encoding 40S ribosomal protein S15-like — its product is MARPSPSDVRAVFSSQADVDVDPEVAAAGPKKRTFRKFSYRCVDLDALLDMSSEDLVGLFPVRARRRFSRSLKRKPMALVKKLRKANGD